The following coding sequences are from one Hymenobacter sp. DG25A window:
- the rfbC gene encoding dTDP-4-dehydrorhamnose 3,5-epimerase has protein sequence MIFTETELSGAYIIDVERMSDERGFFARSWCEDEFREHGILYPPLQANVSSNPRRGTLRGMHYQLPPHEETKLVRCTRGAVYDVIVDLREESPTYGQWLGVELTADSFRMLLVPERFAHGFLTLVDNSDVFYQVSAKYAPGAERGLRWNDPSIAIKWPFQPSVVSAKDSSHPDFQLLISQ, from the coding sequence ATGATTTTTACTGAGACTGAACTATCTGGGGCTTACATCATTGATGTGGAGCGAATGAGCGATGAGCGAGGATTTTTTGCCCGGTCGTGGTGTGAGGATGAATTTCGGGAGCACGGCATTTTATATCCTCCGCTGCAGGCCAATGTAAGCTCTAACCCGCGCCGGGGTACGTTGCGCGGCATGCACTACCAGCTGCCGCCGCATGAGGAAACCAAGCTGGTGCGCTGCACCCGCGGCGCCGTGTACGATGTGATTGTGGATCTGCGGGAGGAGTCGCCCACCTACGGGCAGTGGCTGGGCGTGGAGCTCACCGCCGACAGCTTCCGGATGCTGCTGGTGCCCGAGCGGTTTGCGCACGGCTTCCTCACGCTGGTCGATAATTCCGATGTGTTCTACCAGGTATCGGCCAAGTACGCGCCGGGTGCCGAGCGCGGCCTGCGCTGGAACGACCCCTCCATTGCCATCAAGTGGCCTTTCCAGCCCAGTGTAGTTTCCGCCAAGGATAGCAGTCATCCTGATTTTCAGCTTCTAATATCTCAGTAG
- a CDS encoding GDP-L-fucose synthase family protein has product MEKNAKIYVAGHRGMVGAAVVRLLRHEGFTNLITRTSQELDLRNQAAVEEFFARERPDYVWLAAAKVGGIHANNTYRADFLYDNLLIEANVIHASYRQGVRKLLYLGSSCIYPKMAPQPIKEEYLLTGPLEATNEPYAIAKIAGLKLCEAYRTQYGCRFITVMPTNLYGPHDNYDPENSHVAAALLRKFSEAAATGQPSVEVWGTGTPRREFLHVDDLASACLHLMQHYDGAEPVNIGTGEDLSIRELAEMIAELSGYHGQLVFNPARPDGTPRKLLDVSRLHALGWHHRIELREGLRQVIAAADWKREAPQPATILA; this is encoded by the coding sequence ATGGAAAAAAACGCTAAGATTTATGTAGCCGGACACCGCGGTATGGTAGGCGCAGCGGTGGTGCGCCTGCTGCGGCACGAAGGCTTTACCAACCTGATAACGCGCACTTCCCAGGAGCTGGATTTGCGCAACCAGGCCGCCGTGGAGGAGTTCTTCGCCCGGGAGCGGCCCGACTATGTGTGGCTGGCCGCCGCCAAAGTGGGCGGAATCCACGCTAACAACACCTACCGCGCCGATTTTCTCTATGATAATCTGCTGATTGAGGCCAACGTTATCCATGCCAGCTACCGGCAGGGCGTGCGCAAGCTGCTGTACCTGGGCTCCTCCTGCATTTACCCCAAAATGGCTCCGCAGCCTATCAAAGAGGAGTATTTGCTCACGGGCCCGCTGGAGGCCACCAATGAGCCCTACGCCATTGCCAAAATAGCCGGCCTCAAGCTCTGCGAAGCCTACCGCACTCAGTATGGCTGCCGGTTTATTACGGTAATGCCCACCAACCTCTACGGCCCCCACGATAACTACGACCCTGAAAACTCCCATGTGGCGGCCGCGCTGCTGCGCAAGTTCAGCGAGGCGGCGGCCACCGGGCAGCCCAGCGTGGAAGTATGGGGCACCGGCACGCCCCGCCGCGAGTTCCTGCACGTGGATGACCTGGCCAGCGCCTGCCTGCACCTGATGCAGCACTACGATGGCGCCGAGCCCGTGAACATCGGCACCGGCGAGGACCTCAGTATCCGGGAGCTAGCGGAGATGATTGCCGAGCTAAGCGGCTACCACGGCCAGCTGGTATTCAACCCTGCCCGCCCCGATGGTACCCCACGCAAGCTACTGGACGTTAGCCGCCTGCATGCCCTGGGCTGGCACCACCGCATTGAGTTGCGCGAGGGCCTGCGCCAGGTAATAGCCGCCGCCGACTGGAAGCGGGAAGCGCCTCAGCCGGCAACCATTTTAGCCTGA
- the gmd gene encoding GDP-mannose 4,6-dehydratase has protein sequence MKRALITGITGQDGAYLAELLLEKGYEVHGIKRRTSLFNTDRIDHLYQDPHETDIRFRLHYGDLTDSTNLIRIIQEVQPDEIYNLGAMSHVKVSFDTPEYTADVDGLGTLRVLEAVRILGLTQKTRIYQASTSELYGLVQQVPQSETTPFYPRSPYAVAKLYGYWITVNYREAYGMYACNGILFNHESPLRGETFVTRKITRGVARIALGLQPKIYLGNLDAKRDWGHAKDYVEAMWRILQQDTPDDFVIATGVTTTVREFVRLAFAELGIEIGFQGEAEKETATVVQCTNPDYQLLPGQEVVAIDPAYFRPTEVELLIGDATRARTRLGWVPQYDLPALVSDMVQADVQLFRRDAVLLEAGHRILNYYE, from the coding sequence ATGAAAAGAGCCCTTATCACCGGCATTACCGGGCAGGACGGTGCTTACCTCGCGGAGCTGCTGCTGGAAAAAGGATACGAGGTACACGGTATTAAGCGGCGCACCTCCCTTTTCAATACCGACCGTATCGACCACTTATATCAGGATCCGCACGAGACGGACATCCGCTTCCGCCTGCACTACGGCGACCTGACTGACTCCACTAACCTGATCCGCATCATCCAGGAAGTGCAGCCCGATGAGATTTACAACCTCGGGGCCATGTCGCACGTGAAGGTGTCCTTTGATACGCCCGAGTATACCGCCGATGTGGACGGGCTGGGCACGCTCCGCGTGCTGGAGGCCGTGCGCATTCTGGGCCTCACGCAGAAAACGCGCATCTATCAGGCCTCCACTTCGGAGCTGTACGGACTGGTGCAGCAGGTGCCGCAAAGCGAAACTACCCCCTTCTACCCCCGCTCGCCCTACGCCGTGGCCAAGCTCTATGGCTACTGGATTACAGTGAACTACCGCGAGGCCTACGGCATGTATGCCTGTAACGGCATCCTGTTCAACCATGAGTCGCCGCTGCGGGGCGAGACGTTTGTGACGCGCAAAATCACGCGCGGCGTGGCCCGCATTGCCCTGGGCCTGCAGCCCAAAATCTATCTTGGCAACCTGGACGCCAAGCGCGACTGGGGCCATGCCAAAGACTATGTGGAAGCCATGTGGCGCATTCTGCAGCAGGACACCCCCGATGACTTTGTGATTGCCACTGGCGTGACCACCACCGTGCGCGAGTTTGTGCGGCTGGCGTTTGCGGAGCTGGGCATTGAAATTGGCTTTCAGGGCGAGGCCGAAAAGGAAACCGCCACGGTGGTGCAGTGCACCAACCCCGACTACCAGCTGCTGCCCGGGCAGGAGGTGGTAGCCATCGACCCCGCTTATTTCCGGCCCACGGAGGTAGAGTTGCTGATTGGCGATGCTACCCGGGCCCGCACCCGCCTGGGCTGGGTTCCCCAGTACGACCTGCCGGCCCTGGTCAGCGACATGGTACAGGCCGATGTGCAGCTGTTCCGGCGCGATGCCGTGCTCCTGGAAGCTGGCCACCGCATCCTCAATTACTATGAATAG
- a CDS encoding NAD(P)H-dependent oxidoreductase: MILVDTALQKRAQARNPIRVAMVGAGFMGRGVALQICRYVPGMELVAIANRSVDKARQAYLAAGTGPVREVASVAQLEECIRQGVPAVTDDALLLCRAEGIDAIIEVTGAVEHGAHVALEAIGHRKHLILLNAELDGTVGAILKAYADEAGVIYSVSDGDQPGVTLNLVRFVKGLGVKPVLCGNIKGLHDPYRNPTTQEGFARQWGQNPSMVTSFADGSKISFEQACIANATGMRVAQRGMYGPTVPTGTPISKAAEWYPHEQLLDGGPGIVDYVVGAEPGPGVFVLGTHDDPVQQHYLKLYKLGPGPLYCFYTPYHLCHFETPTTVARAVLFQDAALAPLGRPTVEVITAAKVPLFAGQVLDGIGHYHTYGLAENYEVAHQQNLLPLGVAEGCRLRHDVPQDQVLTYDDVELPTGRLIDKLRREQEARFPLTISEALNEPAQNMAQAAS, encoded by the coding sequence ATGATTTTAGTGGATACTGCGTTGCAAAAACGGGCTCAGGCCCGGAATCCTATTCGGGTGGCCATGGTGGGCGCCGGGTTTATGGGCCGCGGGGTGGCGCTGCAAATCTGCCGCTACGTGCCGGGTATGGAGCTGGTGGCTATTGCCAACCGCTCCGTAGACAAAGCCCGGCAGGCCTACCTGGCGGCCGGCACCGGCCCCGTGCGGGAAGTGGCCTCGGTGGCGCAGCTGGAAGAATGCATCCGCCAGGGCGTACCCGCCGTGACGGATGATGCCCTGCTGCTATGCCGCGCCGAAGGAATTGACGCTATTATTGAAGTAACGGGCGCCGTAGAGCACGGGGCGCACGTGGCCCTGGAGGCCATCGGGCACCGCAAGCACCTGATTCTACTGAATGCCGAGCTGGATGGTACCGTAGGGGCTATTCTGAAAGCCTATGCGGATGAGGCCGGCGTTATCTACTCTGTTTCTGATGGCGACCAGCCGGGCGTGACTTTAAACCTGGTGCGATTTGTAAAAGGACTGGGCGTGAAACCCGTGCTGTGCGGCAACATAAAAGGCCTGCACGACCCCTACCGTAACCCCACCACCCAGGAAGGCTTTGCCCGGCAATGGGGCCAGAACCCCAGCATGGTCACCAGCTTTGCCGATGGCAGCAAAATCAGCTTTGAGCAGGCCTGCATTGCCAATGCCACGGGCATGCGCGTAGCCCAACGGGGCATGTACGGGCCCACCGTACCCACTGGCACGCCCATCAGCAAAGCCGCCGAATGGTACCCACATGAGCAGCTGTTGGATGGCGGCCCCGGCATTGTAGACTATGTGGTGGGCGCCGAGCCCGGCCCCGGCGTGTTCGTGCTGGGTACCCACGACGACCCTGTGCAGCAGCATTACCTCAAGCTCTATAAGCTGGGCCCCGGCCCGCTGTACTGCTTCTACACGCCCTATCACCTCTGCCATTTCGAGACGCCCACCACCGTAGCCCGGGCCGTGCTGTTTCAGGATGCCGCGCTGGCGCCGCTGGGCCGCCCCACGGTGGAGGTAATTACCGCGGCCAAAGTGCCGCTCTTCGCGGGCCAGGTGCTGGATGGCATCGGGCATTACCATACCTATGGCCTGGCAGAAAACTACGAGGTGGCCCACCAGCAAAACCTGCTGCCCCTGGGCGTAGCCGAAGGCTGCCGTCTGCGCCATGATGTGCCTCAGGATCAGGTGTTAACATATGATGATGTAGAACTGCCCACCGGCCGTTTAATTGATAAGCTGCGCCGGGAACAGGAAGCTCGTTTTCCTTTGACAATCAGCGAAGCCCTCAACGAACCAGCACAAAACATGGCACAGGCCGCTTCCTAA
- a CDS encoding glycosyltransferase family 2 protein — protein MFTASPAAIASPPAPSAEKDAQAPVTLSIVTWNSADSIEACLLSVLAQTHRNFELWVVDNASADDTCAIVASLAETDKRIKLHRLDTNTGFCGGHNYTLNRTSSEAVLLVNPDTDLAPDYLERALAALQKDERIGVVCGLLLQSPEEDARIDSAGMQALPDGRFALRLHGVRQSQAGPLAPRYVDGADGALPLYRRRFIDDLRVEGEFFDPRFFAHKEDWDVAWRGKLLGWRTLFEPACRAIHPRQFQPTNLRVRLRMSRKVRANAVRNQWIMLIKNTPRKQVWQMVTRALPRQLAILAYMLVAERTSLSALRYVWQHRKEILISRQLIQSRAREGWAPVAAAG, from the coding sequence ATGTTTACTGCCTCTCCCGCCGCTATTGCCTCCCCGCCGGCGCCCTCTGCTGAGAAGGACGCGCAGGCTCCCGTGACGCTTTCCATCGTAACCTGGAACAGCGCCGACTCCATTGAGGCCTGCCTGCTCTCCGTGCTGGCCCAGACGCACCGTAACTTTGAGCTGTGGGTAGTGGACAATGCTTCTGCTGATGATACTTGCGCTATTGTAGCCTCGCTGGCCGAAACCGATAAGCGCATCAAGCTGCACCGCCTGGACACCAATACCGGCTTTTGCGGCGGCCACAACTACACTCTCAACCGCACCAGCTCCGAGGCCGTGCTGCTGGTAAACCCGGACACCGACCTTGCCCCCGATTACCTGGAGCGCGCCCTGGCCGCCCTGCAAAAAGATGAGCGTATTGGTGTAGTATGCGGCCTGCTGCTGCAAAGCCCGGAAGAAGATGCCCGTATTGACAGCGCCGGCATGCAGGCCCTGCCAGATGGCCGCTTTGCCCTGCGTTTGCACGGGGTGCGCCAGAGCCAGGCCGGACCGCTGGCCCCACGATATGTAGACGGCGCCGATGGTGCCCTGCCTTTGTACCGTCGGCGTTTTATTGATGATTTACGGGTAGAAGGCGAGTTTTTCGACCCTCGCTTTTTTGCGCACAAAGAAGACTGGGACGTGGCCTGGCGGGGAAAACTGCTGGGCTGGCGCACGCTATTTGAACCTGCCTGCCGGGCCATTCATCCGCGGCAGTTTCAGCCTACCAACCTGCGCGTGCGCCTGCGCATGAGCCGGAAGGTGCGGGCTAATGCGGTTCGTAATCAGTGGATTATGCTCATCAAAAATACGCCCCGCAAGCAGGTATGGCAGATGGTAACGCGGGCCCTTCCCCGGCAGCTGGCTATTCTGGCCTATATGCTGGTGGCCGAACGGACATCCTTAAGCGCCTTGCGCTACGTGTGGCAGCACCGCAAAGAAATCTTGATTTCCCGCCAGCTCATCCAAAGCCGGGCCCGGGAAGGCTGGGCACCCGTTGCCGCTGCTGGGTAG
- a CDS encoding NAD-dependent epimerase/dehydratase family protein, whose translation MNRILITGNMGYVGPGVVRQLRQRFPQAELIGYDTGFFAHCLTGATRLPETRLNRQVFGDVRRFPAGLLQGVDAVVHLSAISNDPMGKAFEEVTLEVNHRAGIEIARQAKAAGVHSFVFASSCSMYGAGGEGAKTETSSLNPLTAYARSKVLSEQDLAPLADDTFRVTCLRFATACGWSDRLRLDLVLNDFVAGAVAGGRISILSDGTPWRPLIHVLDMARAIEWAVQRPAVLGGAFLAINAGSDEWNYQVRDLAQAVAHALPGTAVELNADAPPDKRSYRVDFSLFRALAPEHQPQHHLADTIAELRDGLLSMGFRDPEFRSSRLMRLRVLTDLRESQQLTDTLYWAPAPVAAPVPAEVI comes from the coding sequence ATGAATCGTATTCTCATTACCGGTAATATGGGCTATGTGGGGCCGGGCGTGGTGCGCCAGCTGCGGCAGCGCTTTCCGCAGGCCGAGCTCATTGGCTACGATACTGGTTTCTTTGCGCACTGCCTCACGGGCGCCACCCGGCTGCCCGAAACCCGCCTCAACCGGCAAGTCTTTGGCGATGTGCGCCGCTTTCCGGCCGGGCTGCTGCAGGGTGTGGATGCCGTGGTGCACCTCTCCGCCATTTCCAACGACCCCATGGGCAAAGCCTTTGAGGAAGTAACGCTGGAAGTAAACCACCGCGCCGGCATCGAAATTGCCCGCCAGGCCAAGGCGGCCGGCGTGCACTCTTTCGTGTTTGCCAGCAGCTGCAGCATGTATGGCGCCGGGGGCGAGGGAGCCAAAACCGAGACCTCCTCGCTCAATCCGCTCACGGCCTACGCCCGCTCCAAGGTGCTCAGTGAGCAGGACCTGGCCCCGCTGGCCGATGATACGTTCCGGGTAACCTGCCTGCGCTTTGCCACCGCCTGCGGTTGGAGCGACCGGCTCCGGCTGGACCTGGTGCTCAACGACTTTGTGGCCGGCGCCGTGGCGGGCGGCCGCATCAGCATTCTGAGCGACGGCACTCCCTGGCGCCCCTTGATACACGTGCTGGATATGGCCCGCGCCATTGAGTGGGCCGTGCAGCGCCCCGCCGTGCTGGGTGGCGCCTTCCTGGCCATCAATGCCGGCTCCGACGAATGGAACTACCAGGTGCGTGACCTGGCCCAGGCCGTGGCCCACGCCCTGCCCGGCACTGCCGTAGAGCTCAACGCCGATGCCCCACCGGACAAGCGTTCCTACCGCGTCGATTTCAGCCTGTTCCGCGCCCTGGCCCCCGAGCATCAACCCCAGCATCATTTGGCCGATACCATTGCCGAACTGCGTGACGGCCTGCTTTCCATGGGCTTCCGCGACCCTGAATTCCGCTCCTCCCGCCTTATGCGTCTGCGTGTGCTCACCGACCTGCGCGAAAGCCAGCAGCTGACCGATACGCTGTATTGGGCCCCGGCCCCGGTGGCTGCTCCCGTGCCCGCCGAGGTAATCTAG
- a CDS encoding glycosyltransferase family 61 protein, translating to MHNLVVRAGRKAGRFLREVVPYQLHYRPTGVHPSSQELAACPGSQVAYYEILPAGTSHVHVPEDFYQQASDFGGLYSKPNRTEKVPAAAVVVLKNGRIYADNPNSVAVLAADGGLMGDISFQYTKKEWDLLDAARNNIFQQRFFQEPLEVAGSVCSLLSGGGAANGNYYHWIIDSLPRLHLVREAGLLSSIDYFLVYDKSLPFVAQTTQQMGIRPEQLLDVKSHPHVRARQLVVTTAVRGTLTHTPIWACEFLRDVLLPPPPIDRPFGSYIYISRRDAAFRHVLNEPELEAMLRPYGFETHVLTPYTQAEKIALFARAKVIVAPVGAGLANIVFSSPGTQLIELFPKNFVVADFLELSARLDIGYQHLVCPSPHASHTRLAANADHLLVDLPALRRQVEHAMLEHFTSAPVTQAGY from the coding sequence ATGCACAATTTAGTAGTCCGGGCGGGGCGAAAGGCCGGCCGCTTTTTGCGCGAAGTAGTTCCCTACCAGCTGCACTACCGGCCCACGGGCGTGCACCCCAGCAGCCAGGAGCTGGCCGCCTGCCCCGGCAGCCAGGTGGCTTACTATGAAATCTTGCCGGCTGGCACTTCCCACGTGCACGTGCCCGAGGACTTTTACCAGCAGGCCTCCGATTTTGGGGGCCTCTACAGCAAGCCCAACCGCACGGAAAAAGTACCCGCTGCCGCCGTGGTGGTCCTGAAAAACGGCCGCATCTACGCCGATAACCCCAATAGCGTGGCGGTGCTGGCGGCCGATGGCGGCCTGATGGGCGACATATCCTTTCAATACACCAAAAAGGAATGGGACCTGCTGGATGCTGCCCGCAACAACATCTTTCAGCAGCGCTTTTTCCAGGAGCCCCTGGAAGTAGCTGGCTCGGTTTGCAGCCTGCTCTCGGGTGGGGGCGCGGCTAATGGCAACTATTACCATTGGATCATCGACTCCCTGCCCCGCCTGCACCTGGTGCGCGAGGCCGGCCTGCTCAGCAGCATCGACTACTTTCTGGTGTATGATAAGTCCTTGCCGTTTGTGGCGCAAACCACGCAGCAAATGGGTATCCGGCCCGAGCAGCTGCTGGATGTAAAATCGCACCCCCATGTGCGGGCCCGGCAGCTGGTAGTTACCACCGCCGTGCGCGGCACCCTCACCCATACGCCCATCTGGGCCTGCGAATTCCTGCGGGATGTGCTCCTGCCCCCTCCCCCGATTGATCGTCCTTTTGGCTCCTACATTTATATCAGCCGCCGCGACGCCGCCTTCCGCCACGTACTGAATGAGCCCGAGCTGGAAGCCATGCTGCGGCCTTATGGCTTCGAAACCCACGTGCTTACCCCCTACACGCAGGCCGAGAAAATTGCGCTTTTCGCGCGGGCCAAAGTAATAGTGGCCCCGGTGGGCGCGGGCTTGGCCAATATCGTCTTCAGCTCGCCCGGCACGCAGCTTATTGAGCTGTTCCCGAAGAATTTTGTGGTGGCCGATTTTTTGGAGCTAAGTGCCCGGCTCGATATCGGCTACCAGCATTTGGTATGCCCCTCGCCTCACGCCAGCCATACCCGCTTAGCCGCCAATGCCGACCACCTGCTGGTAGATCTGCCCGCCCTGCGCCGCCAGGTAGAGCACGCCATGCTGGAACACTTTACTTCGGCCCCCGTCACCCAGGCCGGCTACTAA
- a CDS encoding Ig-like domain-containing protein, producing the protein MQKTSGNWFGYAYNTTSSGARFLPLLAFVLLVLGFGPATFRAAAQAPNVTYQGPITISKGGTYTGNYRSTDSNTPAIKIATSEPVILDGCIIASAGDHISAVNGGAVLTVRNCKSYGLTPSQDNIRRGRFLATHAAKSVRVENNYLEQTTGITIHQWTGDGSPSQTLTILRNQVRNIDSRYRNGGGTKANFVGMDKVTNIGNIEIAWNEVVNTPNNSLVEDNINFYSSGGVSGAWAKVHDNYIQGAYPYPATGTSFYGTGMITDGLKDGALPAFIESFNNQFVSICNGGMNLAAGHDIYYHHNRIVTAALMPDGTTKLPAAYSGVAIFNYNNLSSSVFYNHRVDNNTIGYVKWGYNRPYANRNDEADYGLQIATNTQHMPNPITLDTEKNEWTIWQNKLSSNNVKIGVGGSGGGTTTTPPTTTTNKVPTVSLTSSSTSPAVNTAVKLTASASDADGTVSKVEFFSGSTKLGEDTSSPYELSWTPTASGSVSLTAKATDNAGGTATSAAVSVSVQAATSTTPPPTTTPVAGTFYRAIDLNGAASTIDGKNWEGNAAPNYSMNGTLHNSTTVALIPSTDATRTAMIRSSKYTNAVDFKMSSIANGSYQVYLYVWEDNNSETFSVQVEGQSVQTGIVSGSAGTWKKLGPYAANITDGVLNVTTTGGTVNLSGVEVWAGSTTTTTTANKAPSVSLTASNTAPTVNTAIKLTASASDADGTVSKVEFFSGSTKLGEDTSSPYELSWTPTATGTFSLTAKATDNSAAATTSGAVSVSVKAATTTTTPTTTTAFYRAIDLNGAASTIDGKSWEGNAAPNYSMNGTLHNKTTVALIPSTDAARTAMIRSSKYTNTVDFKMTSMTNGSYQVYLYVWEDNYSETFSVQVEGQSVQTGIVSGSAGTWKKLGPYAANITDGVLNVTTTGGTVNLSGVEVYKQTTTASIFTPAAGSLNVASAPASVYPTPMAGGLVQLPAFTATAVVVPALNARQWALAPKIA; encoded by the coding sequence ATGCAAAAAACCTCTGGAAACTGGTTTGGGTACGCCTACAACACAACATCCTCTGGTGCACGCTTTCTGCCGCTGTTGGCGTTCGTGCTGTTGGTATTAGGGTTTGGTCCGGCTACATTCCGGGCTGCTGCGCAAGCACCCAACGTGACCTATCAAGGTCCTATTACGATTTCAAAAGGCGGTACATACACGGGCAACTACCGTAGTACCGATTCTAATACGCCGGCCATTAAGATTGCCACTTCCGAGCCGGTTATTCTGGATGGCTGTATCATTGCCAGTGCCGGCGACCATATTTCGGCTGTCAATGGTGGTGCTGTACTTACGGTTCGCAACTGCAAAAGCTATGGCCTCACGCCTAGCCAGGATAATATCCGTCGCGGCCGCTTCTTGGCTACGCACGCCGCTAAGTCGGTTCGGGTAGAAAACAACTATCTGGAGCAAACCACGGGCATTACCATTCACCAATGGACGGGTGATGGTTCGCCTTCTCAGACCCTGACGATCCTGCGCAACCAGGTGCGGAACATTGACTCCCGCTACCGCAACGGTGGTGGTACCAAAGCCAACTTTGTAGGAATGGATAAGGTTACCAACATCGGTAACATTGAAATTGCCTGGAATGAGGTAGTAAACACCCCTAATAACTCGCTGGTAGAAGATAATATCAACTTCTATAGCTCGGGCGGAGTATCGGGGGCCTGGGCCAAAGTGCACGACAACTACATTCAGGGAGCCTATCCATATCCGGCTACGGGTACGTCTTTCTATGGCACGGGCATGATTACGGACGGCCTGAAGGATGGCGCTCTGCCAGCTTTCATCGAGTCTTTCAACAACCAGTTTGTCAGCATCTGCAACGGTGGTATGAACCTGGCCGCCGGCCACGACATTTACTACCACCACAACCGTATTGTAACGGCAGCGCTGATGCCGGATGGCACGACCAAGCTCCCCGCAGCTTACTCCGGAGTGGCCATCTTCAACTACAACAATCTCTCGAGCAGCGTTTTCTACAACCACAGAGTAGATAACAATACCATTGGCTACGTGAAGTGGGGCTACAACCGCCCTTATGCTAACCGTAACGATGAGGCCGACTACGGCCTGCAGATTGCCACCAACACCCAGCACATGCCTAACCCCATTACGCTGGACACGGAGAAGAATGAGTGGACCATCTGGCAGAATAAGCTGAGCAGCAACAACGTTAAAATTGGTGTTGGCGGCAGCGGCGGCGGTACTACCACTACCCCCCCTACTACCACCACAAACAAGGTGCCTACGGTAAGCCTCACATCATCTTCTACCTCTCCGGCAGTAAACACGGCCGTCAAGCTGACGGCTTCCGCTTCGGATGCGGATGGTACGGTGAGCAAAGTGGAGTTCTTCTCGGGCTCGACGAAGCTGGGCGAGGATACCTCTTCTCCTTACGAGTTGAGCTGGACGCCTACGGCTTCGGGCTCGGTGAGCCTGACGGCGAAAGCCACGGACAATGCGGGTGGCACGGCTACTTCAGCGGCGGTGAGTGTAAGCGTACAGGCTGCTACCAGCACCACGCCTCCTCCTACCACTACGCCGGTAGCCGGTACCTTCTACCGGGCTATTGACCTGAACGGAGCTGCTTCGACCATTGATGGTAAGAACTGGGAAGGCAACGCCGCCCCCAACTACTCCATGAACGGCACGCTGCATAATAGCACAACGGTAGCGCTGATTCCGAGCACAGATGCCACTCGCACGGCCATGATTCGCTCTTCGAAGTATACCAACGCGGTAGACTTTAAGATGAGCAGCATAGCAAACGGCAGCTACCAGGTGTATCTGTACGTGTGGGAAGACAATAACTCGGAAACCTTTAGTGTGCAGGTAGAAGGCCAGTCCGTGCAGACGGGCATTGTCTCCGGCAGCGCCGGTACCTGGAAAAAGCTGGGGCCATACGCCGCCAACATCACCGACGGCGTGCTGAACGTGACCACTACGGGCGGTACGGTAAACCTTTCGGGTGTGGAAGTATGGGCTGGTTCAACCACCACTACGACCACAGCTAACAAAGCTCCTTCGGTAAGCCTGACGGCTTCGAACACGGCTCCTACGGTAAATACGGCTATCAAGCTGACGGCTTCGGCTTCAGATGCTGATGGTACGGTGAGCAAAGTAGAGTTCTTCTCAGGTTCTACCAAGCTGGGCGAGGACACCTCTTCTCCTTACGAGCTGAGCTGGACGCCTACCGCAACCGGCACCTTCAGCCTCACGGCCAAGGCTACGGATAACAGCGCCGCCGCTACTACTTCGGGTGCCGTAAGCGTATCGGTGAAAGCCGCTACTACGACCACGACGCCTACGACGACCACCGCCTTCTACCGGGCCATTGACCTGAACGGAGCTGCCTCCACCATTGATGGCAAGAGCTGGGAAGGCAACGCCGCCCCCAACTACTCCATGAACGGCACGCTGCACAACAAGACCACCGTGGCCTTGATTCCGAGCACGGACGCCGCCCGCACGGCCATGATCCGGTCCTCGAAGTATACCAATACGGTAGACTTTAAGATGACGAGCATGACCAACGGCAGCTACCAGGTGTATCTGTACGTGTGGGAGGATAACTACTCCGAAACATTTAGTGTGCAGGTAGAAGGCCAGTCCGTACAGACGGGCATTGTCTCCGGCAGCGCCGGTACCTGGAAGAAGCTGGGGCCATATGCGGCTAACATCACCGATGGCGTGCTGAACGTGACCACCACCGGTGGCACCGTCAACCTCTCCGGTGTGGAAGTATACAAGCAAACCACTACGGCCAGCATCTTCACCCCGGCCGCGGGTTCCCTGAACGTGGCTTCGGCCCCGGCCAGCGTGTATCCCACGCCAATGGCTGGTGGTCTGGTGCAGCTGCCCGCCTTCACGGCTACGGCAGTGGTAGTACCAGCGCTGAATGCCCGTCAGTGGGCGCTGGCTCCTAAAATTGCCTAA